Part of the Rhodobacteraceae bacterium M385 genome is shown below.
CGTGCCCAAGTTGCGGGCCTTTCGGGCTTCCCCGTCTACTCTGCCAAAGCCGCCACCGATGTCAGCTATCTTAGCTGTGCGCGCCAGCTTTTGGAGCGCACCGACCGCATCTATCCGCAGTTCGCCACCCACAATGCCCATACCGTCGCCGCCGTGATCGAGATGGCCGACGACCCGCAAGCGTTTGAATTCCAACGCCTTCACGGCATGGGAGAGGCGCTCCATGACCAGGTGCATCGCGGCAATGGCTCTCGCTGTCGGATTTACGCGCCCGTGGGGGCGCACCGCGACCTGCTCGCCTATCTGGTGCGCCGCTTGCTGGAAAATGGCGCGAATTCGTCCTTCGTGCATAAGATAATGGATGAGGAAACGCCCCCTGAGGCGGTCGCCGAAGATCCCTTCATCACCCTCGATCGCCCCGCCACGCCGGTCACGCTGCCCGGTTCAATCTACGCGCCTGAGCGGGCGAACTCCCATGGCGTTGATTTGGCCGACCCAGCGACACTGGCCAAGCTGGACGCGGACCGCGCGCCATTCCGCGAGGCCACTTGGCAAGCGGGTACAGGAACGGGCGAGGTGCTGGACATCACCAACCCCGCCGACCCCAGTGACATTGTCGGCCAAGTGCGCCTGACCACGCCCGAAGACGCCGCCCAAGCCATCGCCGCCGCTGAACCGTGGGATGCCGCTAATCGGGCCGCGATCCTGAACAAGGCCGCTGACCTCTACGAGGCACACACGGCAGAGCTGTTCTCTCTGCTCGCCCGCGAGGCCGGCAAAACCCTTCCCGATTGCGAAGCAGAGCTTCGCGAAGCCGTTGATTTCCTGCGCTATTACGCGGCACGCATTGCCGATCTGAAAGACCCCGCTTTGGGCCGCATGACTTGCATCAGCCCGTGGAACTTCCCCTTGGCGATCTTCACCGGCCAAATCGCGGCGGCCCTTGCGGCGGGTAACGCGGTGCTGGCGAAACCGGCCGAGACTACGCCCCTCATCGCGGCCCGCGCCGTTGCTTTGCTGCACGAAGCGGGCGTTCCGAAGAACGCTCTGCAATTGCTGCCGGGCGAAGGCACGAGCGTGGGCGCGGCGCTCACCAGCAACCCGCTGATTGACGGCGTGGCCTTCACCGGCTCCACCGCGACGGCACAAGCGATCCACCGGGCGATGGCCGCAAACCTTGCGCCTTCCGCGCCGCTGATTGCGGAAACCGGGGGGCTGAATGCGATGATCGTGGACAGCACCGCGCTGCCGGAACAGGCGGTGAAGGACGTGGTCATGTCCGCCTTCCGCTCGGCCGGGCAACGCTGCTCTGCCCTGCGCTGCCTTTACGTGCAGGAAGACATCGCCCCCGCCTTCCTCAAGGCGCTTTACGGCGCGATGGATGAGCTTTCCTTGGGCAACGCTTGGCCGCTGGCCACCGATATTGGCCCCGTCATCGACGCCCGCGCTCAAGAAGGTATCGCCAAGCATATCGCAGCCGCGCGGGCCGAGGGGCGCGTCCTTCATGAAGGCACTGCGCCAAGCAAGGGCACCTTCATCGCGCCGACGGTTATCAAGGTCAGCGCAATCACCGATCTTGCCGAGGAAATCTTCGGCCCGGTGTTGCATGTCGCCACCTTCAAGGCCCGTGATCTGGACCGTGTGATCGACGAGATCAATGCCACGGGCTACGGGCTGACGTTTGGCATCCACTCGCGGATCGACGACCGGATTGCCGATGTCACGGGGCGGATCAAGGCGGGCAACCTCTATGTGAACCGCAACCAGATTGGTGCCATCGTGGGCAGCCAACCCTTTGGCGGACAAGGCCTTTCCGGCACCGGGCCAAAGGCCGGCGGGCCGTCCTATGTGCCGCGTTTCTGCCGTGCGCCTATGGGTGCGGGACGCGCGGGTGTGCCCGCGGATGTGGCGGCCGCAGCCCATGATACCCGCGTTGCGATGGCCGCAGAGCAGGTGCTTGCCACCGTCGATCTACCCGGCCCCACCGGCGAGGCGAACCGCCTGACAACCCACCCACGGGGACGCGTTCTCTGCCTAGGGCCGGGGGAAGATGCCGCCCGCGCTCAGGCCCAGTTTGCGACGTCAACGGGGTGTGCGCCGGTCATTGCGCCCGACCTCGCCCCCGGCGCTTTGGCGGAATTGCCAGCGTTTGATGCCGTGATCTACTGGGGCAGCGTGCCTGAAGCACAGCCATATCGGATCGCGCTGGCCGCGATGGATGGCCCAATCCTGCCGCTGATTATGGAGGCCGACCCGAAGCCGCGCCTCACGATTGAACGGCACACTTGCATCGACACCACAGCCGCGGGCGGTAACGCAGCGCTTCTGGCCGCTGTGGCCTGAGCCGCTATTGCTCCATCGCCGCGCCCCAAGCGGCAAGGAAGCTCTCGCGGTTCAAGCGGTCGAGGTAAACCATCAGGGCCGGTCCCAAGCGGATCGGCCCGAACGGCGAACTGTCAGCTTCGCCGCGCGTTTGCAGGGGCGGCAAAACCGGCTCGGCGGCGCTTTGGCCCATGCCCTCGCGCAAAAGCGCGTCCAGCATTGCGCCCGCCGCTGCCACTTCCGTCGCCGTGGCCGGGATCAGGGCCGTGCGCAGCATGACATTGGCGAAATCTTCCAACGGCAGCACAGAAAGCCCCTCCACCCGCGTTAACCTTTGCGCGGCGTAGGAGCCTAAGACATTGTACGCCAACGCCAATTCGCCGCTGGCCACGTCGTCGATCATCCGGCCCGAACAACAGTAAAGCCGTGTATCCAGCCGCCCCATTACTTCGGTCAATCGCCAATAAGCGTCCGATGATCGCGCTTCCTGGGTCGCGAAAAGGTAGCCAAGGCCCGAAACATGCAGGTCGTAGGTGCCTAAACGCCCCGCGAACCGGTCTGGGTTGTCGCGCAGAAGCGTCACCAGTTCGGCGCGGGTGCGTGGCAGGGGAAGACCATTGAATAGGGCGTCGTTGATGACGACCACGGCGGGTTCGGCGGTGAAGGCAAACAGCCTGTCATTCCAACGCGCCCAATCGGGCAAGGCTTGGGTCACACTGCTGGAATAGGTCTGCGCGATGCCGTCATTGGCGAGGGTGAATTGCAGGTCCATGGCCGAGGAGAGCACCAGATCAAACGCCGCACCGCCGCGCACCGCCCGGTGCACTTCAGCCGAGGAGGCGACGACATAGTCGATCCCCACCTGCGGGTTCTCGGCCTGAAATCGGGCCAAGAACGGCTCGAACACATCCAGATCAGCAGTGGAGATGACCCGTAGAACAGTGGGCCCCGTGCCGGGATACTCGCGTCGGTTCTCAATCTCGAAGTTCTGCGCCGCTGCCGCCCCGGCGAGGAGCGTAGCGAGGAGCAGCCCGGTCACCAACCGTTTCAAGACGCTGGTAAAATCAGCCAAACACATGCGCCGCCTCCCTCTGCTCTTCCCAATTCCAATCGCCCGCCGTGGGCGCGTAGCGCCTCTTCCGCGATGGTCAGCCCAAGGCCTGATCCCACGATCCCTTCCACCTTGTCGCCGCGCCTGAACCTTTCGGTCAGATGTGCCGCTGAACCGTCTCCAAACCCCGGCCCCTCATCGCTGACCGCAATCCGCGCCTCGTCCCCTTGTTGGCTCACGTCCACCCTTACGATGGTTTCGGCGGGCGAGTATTTGATCGCGTTGTCCAGCACGTTTCGCAGGGCATTTTGCAGCAAGATCGCATCCCCTTCGACCCTTCCCGCACTCAGGGTCAAGGCGATGTCGATGTCCTTCATCTCTGCCGTGGGCCGCAAAGTATCGGCCACGCCGCTGGCAAGGCTTGGCAAATCCACCCGTTCGCGGGCCAACGCGTCGGCGCGAAACGACACCATCGCGTGATCGAGCAATTGCGAGGCCGAGCGCGACGCGTCATCTACCGCTCGAATGACCCGCCGCAAGGTCTGCTTCTGGCCGTCTTCCTCCACCGAATGCAGGGCAATTTCGGCCTGCGTGCGCACAATCGCCAATGGCGTGCGGACCCGGTGCGCGGCTTCCGCGATAAAATCCTCGGACCGTCTCATCGACCCGCCAAGGCGCTCCATCAAGCGGTTGAGCGCTTGAACCAGCGGCATCAACTCGGGCGGGCCGCGTCTGCGCAAGGGGCGCAGGTCCGAGGGGCCACGCGTCGCCACGTTTTGCGCCATGGTGTTGAGAGGTAGCAGCGATGACCGCACCGCGATGGCCGACATTCCAACCGCGAGAAGGAACACAACCATCGACAAGACCGCCGCCTGCCGCGACAGGCCTGCCGCGATGCTTTGCACCCCGTCACGGGTTTGCGCCACGGTCACAACCACCGGAACCGCCTCGGCGTTGCTGAGGACCACCCGCATGACAGAGACTGCCCGCACCTGCGCCCCGCGGTAGTTGAGGGTGCGAAACTGGACATCTCCTGGCGCGACCTCTGGCCCCTCCAAATCCGCGTAGCCGGTCAAGACTTCCTCTCCGGTGGCGACCCGGTAGAACACCCGGTCCTCACTGATTGCGCCCAACATCGAGAAGGCGGCATAGGGCAGTTCCAGCCGTATTTGCCCCCCTTCCGAGCGTAGTGTTTCTGCAATCGAGGTGGCCGATGCCTCTAGCACGTTGTCTTGGGTGCGCCCCGCCGCCTCCCGCGCGAAAGAGGTCACCATGCCCCAGCTGATAAGCGCCAACAGCGCCACGATTGCCGCCAGAAACAGGGTCAGCTTGCGGGCGATGCTCCAACCGGGGCGCACGCCGCGCGCACGGGCAGATCCGCTCATGGTGTCATCCGGTAGCCCGCCCCACGGACCGTTTCGATCTTCACGCCAACGCCGTCCAACTTACGGCGCAGACGGCCCACATAGACCTCGATCGCGTTTTCCGTGACGTCGGCATCGTGGGAAAACAGCCGGTCCATAAGCTGCGATTTTGACAGGATGTGACCGGGGTTGCGGGCGAAAACCTCCAGCAGTCGGATCTCGCGGTTGCGCAGTTCCAGCAGCAGGTCGCCATTGCGCAACGTGCCCGCGGTGGGGTCGAAGATGGCATCACCCAGGGCGACCTCGTTCTTCGCAGCACCGCCCCTTCGGCGCAACACGGCGCGGCAGCGGGCCTCTAGCTCGCTGAAGTCGAAGGGCTTGGTGATGTAATCATCGGCCCCTTGGTCCAGCGCCCCCACCCGGTCGGAAATCTGGCTACGCGCGGTCAGCACGATGACCGGCGTTTGCAACCGGTCGCGCCAGCGGGCCAGCCTGTCGCGGCCATCGCCATCGGGCAGCATGACGTCGAGCAGAATCAGGTCATATTCCGCTACCGCCAAGCAATCTTCAGCTTCCGCCAAGGTGCCTGCATGGTCCACAGCATGGCCATCCAGCCCCAGTCGCTGCACGACGCTGTCGGCTAATTCTTCATTATCTTCAACGAGTAAGAACCGCATCCGTCCCGCATCCTCCCCATGTCAGGCTTCTGTCAGCTTCAAGTGACATGCTTAAGGAATGGGCGGCAGACGACCGCCTGTCAAATGGGAGGACTACCAATGAAATTTTCGCGTCGGGTCATGATGACCGCGGCCGCCGCAATGGTGGCAATGTCTGGTGCAGCGCAGGCCGATGGCCACCAAGTGCTAGACGAACTTCACTTCCTGATCCCCGGCGGTGCCGGTGGTGGTTGGGACGGCACAGCCCGTGGCACAGGCGAGGCGCTGACCGGCGCGGGCCTTGTCGGCTCTGCTTCCTATGAAAACATGTCCGGCGGCGGCGGCGGTGTGGCGATTGCCCACATGATCGAAAACGCCGACAGCATGGGCAACACGATGATGGTGAATTCCACCCCCATCGTAATCCGCTCTCTGACCGGTGTATTCCCGCAGAGCTTCCGCGACCTGACACTTGTGGCGGGCACCATCGGTGACTACGCCGCTTTGGTTGTGCCTGCGGACAGCGAATTGACCTCCATGGCTGACCTCGTGGCTGCCTATCAGACCGATGCAACCGCTTTCGCCATTGGCGGCGGTTCGGTTCCCGGCGGCATGGATCACCTTGTCGCGGCCATGGCGATGGAAGCGGCGGGCGAAGACCCCACCGGCTTCAACTACATCCCCTATGACGCAGGCGGCGCGGCGATGGCGGGCCTTCTGTCCGGCGAGATCCAAGCGCTTTCCACCGGCTTCTCCGAGGCTGTGACCCTGGCCGAGCAAGGCGAAGTGCGCATCCTCGGCGTGACCGCGCCCGAGCGTGTGGATGCCTATGCCGACGCGCCCACGATGATGGAGCAAGACATCGACGTTGAATTCGTCAACTGGCGCGGGTTCTTTGCCGCTCCGGGTCTGGACGATGAGACCGTTGCAAACATGCGCGCCGCAATCGCTGCGATGTATGACACGCCAGAATGGGAAACTGTTCGTGCGCAAAACGGTTGGGTCAACATCCACAACCCCGGCGACGAATTCGAGACGTTCTTGGAAAACCAGGAACAGCAAATCGGCGATCTGATGCGCACATTGGGCTTCCTCTAAGGAACAGCCTTGCTGCCGCGCCCTACGCGGCGGCCCCCGGGCCAAGGCCCGGTCTACTGGCAACGCGCCGCGTAGACCGGGCCTCGGCCCGGGACCACTTGAAAGAACATACTGGGAGGGGACACCATGGCGCTCGATCGCTGGATCGCGCTGATTTTTGTAGGCATGTGTTGTGCTTACGGCTACGCAGCTTTCTTCACGATGGACCATCTTTTGCCGCCGTTCATGCAGCGCAACCCGGTGTGGCCCTCTACGTTTCCGAAAATTCTGGCCATCGCGGGCATTCTCACCGGATTGGTGGTTGTGCTTGGCCTCGAGAAACAGGGCGAGGCGAAAGAGCCCTCTGCCACCGATATCAATTACCGCCGTTTGCAGGACTATAACACGGGTCAGGCCATCGGCTTGCTCGTCCTCATGGTGGTCTATGCTCTGGCGCTGCGCCCGGCCGGCTTCATCGCCGCCACCACGCTTTTCCTGATCGCCGGAAGCTTTGTTCTGGGCGAGCGGAAGTTCCACGTCATGATCCCCGTAGCGGGGCTTGCCACCTTTATCGTCTGGTATCTCGTGCAAGAGGTCCTTGGCATTTTCCTGCGGCCTTGGCCGTTCTTCTTGGCCTGAGGGGAGAAACGTTATGCTTGAAGGACTCATGATCGGCCTGCAAACGGCCATTAACCCTTTTAACCTCGGTATGGTCATTTTCGGCTGCATTATCGGCACCTTTATCGGCATGTTGCCGGGCTTGGGGCCGATGTCGATTATTGCGATCATGATCCCCGTGGCGATCACCTTGGGCGACCCGACCGCGGCGCTGATCTTGCTGGCGGGCGTGTATTACGGGGCCATCTTTGGCGGCTCGACATCGTCGATCCTTCTGAACGCGCCGGGGGTCGCGGGCACCGTTGCGACCAGTTTCGATGGCTATCCGATGGCCCGAAAAGGGCAAGCCGGCAAGGCGCTGACCATTGCCGCGATCTCTTCGTTCATGGGGGGGACCATCGGGGCGATCTTGCTGATGGTTTTTGCGCCCATGCTGTCTTCCGTGGCGTTGCTGTTTCACTCGGCCGAATATTTCGCGCTGATGGTCGTGGGCCTTTCTGCCATTGCTGCTTTCGCGGGCACAGGGCAGGTGGGCAAGGCTGTGATGATGACCCTTCTGGGCCTGATGATGGCGACGGTGGGCGAGGGCGCCTTGGCTGCCATGCCACGCTTCACCGCAGGCATCCTTGACCTGCAATCGGGCTTTTCCTTCATCACGCTGGCCATGGCGATGTTCGCTTTGCCTGAAGCGCTGTTTCTGGTGATGAACCCCATGCGGTCTTCCCAAGGGGGCGAGGCCGACAGCTCTGGCAAAATCGACAACCTGCGCATCAACCGGGCCGAGGCGCGGGCCATCGCGCCGGTCATTGGGCGCCAATCGATCCAGGGCTTTTTCATCGGCGTCTTGCCGGGGGCAGGGGCCACGATCGCCTCGTTCCTTGGCTACGCGGTGGAGCGTAACCTTGCCACGAAAGAGGAACAGGCAGAGTTCGGGAAGGGCTCCATCAAAGGGCTCGCCGCGCCGGAAACCGCCAATAACGCGGCCTGCACGGGCAGCTTCGTGCCTTTGCTGACCCTCGGCATCCCCGGTTCCGGCACCACCGCGATCCTTCTGGGCGCTTTGATTGCCCTGAACGTCACGCCGGGGCCGCGCCTGATGGTGGACGAGCCGCAGGTGTTCTGGGCCGTCATCATCTCGATGTATATCGGTAATCTGGTGTTGCTGGTGCTGAACCTGCCGCTGATCCCCTACATCGCGAAAATCCTTGCGATCCCCCGCAACTATCTGATCCCGTTCATTTTGTTCTTCACCCTGATGGGGGCCTACATTGGCCAGAATAACGCGACAGAGCTGTTGATCCTTGTGGGTTTCGGCGTGATTGCCACGATCCTTCGCTTCGCCGATTACCCGCTGGCACCGCTGTTGATCGGGTTCATTCTGGGCACGATGCTGGAAGATAACTTCTCTCGCTCCATGCAGCTCTACCAAGGCTTGGGCTTCATTCTGGAACGTCCCATGACCCTTGGCCTTCTGGTTCTGGCCGCATTCCTTGTGATGCTGCCGACCTTCCGTGCGGCGCGCGCCCGGAATCGGGCGAAGGGCGTGGCCGATGGCGACTAAGCCGCTATCGGGCATCCGTGTTCTCGACCTGACCAACGTGCTGGCAGGCCCCTTTGCCTGTCACCAACTGGCCCATCTGGGGGCCGAGGTCATCAAGGTCGAGAACCCCGATGGCGGAGATTTGGCCCGTAACCTTGGGGCATCTCCCGCGCTGTCGGCCAAAGGCATGGGGATCAGCTTTCTGGCGCAGAATGCCGGTAAGAAAAGCCTGACCCTGAACCTTAAACACGACGCGGGCAAAGAGGCGCTGAAGCGGCTGGTGCGAACGGCGGATGTGCTGGTGGAAAACTTCCGCCCCGGCGTCATGGCCCGTCTTGGCCTTGGGTATGAGACCCTGAGGGCGGAAAATCCGGCCCTGATCTACTGCGCGATTTCCGGCTATGGTCAGGACGGGCCCTGGGCCGCGAACCCGGCCTACGATCAGATCATCCAAGGGGCCTCGGGCGTGATGTCGATCACCGGCACGGGGGAGCCTACGCGCGTGGGCTATCCGCTCAGCGATACCGTGGGCGGGCTGACAGCAGCGATGGCGATTACCGCCGCGCTGAACGCGCAACCTCGGGGGAGTTTCATTGATGTCAGCATGTTAGAGTCAACGCTGGCAACCATGGGATGGGTCGTGTCGAACCACCTGATCGGCGGGGCCGTGCCCCAGGCCCATGGGAATGAGAACCCGACCTCGGCCCCTTCGGGGACCTTTCAGGCGCAGGACGCGCCGCTGAATATTGCCGCCAACAAGGACGCGCAATGGCAAGCACTCGCGCCACTCCTCGGTCGTGCCGACCTCCTCGAAGACGCGCGTTTCACGACGCGCGAGGATCGCAAAGCCAACCGCCACGCGCTGCGGGCAGAGTTGGAGGTGGCGTTGACCCGCAAACCGGCGGCCCATTGGGTGGAAGAACTCAACGCCCACGGTATTCCGGCTGGCCCGGTCCTGAGCGTGCCGGATATTCTGAACCATCCTCAGGTGGCAGATCGGGGTCTCGTCACCCATTTCGATACGGTGCCGGGCGTGGACCACGCCATTGATGTGGTTACCGCAGGTTTCCAACTGGACGGCACCCGCCCCTCCGTCGCTAACCCGCCCCCGCAATTGGGCCAGGATACCGCGGCGATCTTGGCGACGCTCGACTACTCAGCCGAGGAAATCTCCCTCATGGCCCGCGACGGCACCACCTAGAGACTATCTAGACACCGCCCCGCGCCCTGTTAGGTTCGCCCCAAGCAACCAGCAGGAGGATACGATGGCGAAACTAGCATTTCTGGGGCTCGGCGTGATGGGCTACCCAATGGCGGCCCACCTGTTGAACGCGGGCCATTCCGTGACCGTCTACAACCGCACCACCGCGAAGGCAGAAAACTGGGCCTCTGACATTGGCGGTGACTTCGCCGCAACGCCCCGTGAAGCCGCCGAGGGCGCGGATTTTGTCATGGCCTGTGTGGGCAACGACGATGACTTGCGCTCGGTCGTGTTGGGCGAGGACGGCGCATTGGCTGGCATGAAAGACGGCGCGATCTTCGTGGATCACACGACCGTTTCGGCGCTGGTCACGCGCGAATTGGCGGAAGTGGCGGCCAAGCAAAACGTCGGTTGGGTCGATGCGCCCGTGTCCGGCGGTCAGGCGGGGGCCGAAAACGGCCAACTCGCCATCATGTGCGGCGGCGCAGAAGACCACTTCTCTGCCGCCAAGCCGGTGATCGCGGCCTATTCCAAAGGCACCGTGCATTTCGGGGACGTGGGCGCGGGGCAACTGACCAAGATGGTTAACCAAGTCTGCATCGCCGGGGCGATCCAAGCCGTGTCCGAAGGGCTCTATATGGCGATGGAGGCGGGGCTTGATGCGAAGAAAGTGGCCGATCTGGTCAGCCAGGGGGCAGGCGGAAGCTGGCAATTGGCAAACCGGGCAGGAACCATGGTGGACAACGAATTCGACCACGGCTTTGCAGTGGACTGGATGCGCAAGGACCTTGGGATCGCGTTGGCTCAAGGCAAGGATATGGG
Proteins encoded:
- the putA gene encoding bifunctional proline dehydrogenase/L-glutamate gamma-semialdehyde dehydrogenase PutA, with the protein product MSNLSAFRQAISAAYLEDDASALARLSKAHPISSDIRQAASARATRMVADIRAEDRGGLMEVFLAEYGLSTAEGLALMRLAEALLRVPDDATVDALIEDKIVPAEWSGHRGKSKSGLVNASTLALMLTGAVLSDEDGAGIAGTLKGAVKRLGEPVIRAATRRAMKEMGNQFVLGETIASAVKRGRDRAAEGYTFSYDMLGEAAVTAAEADTFHAAYADSIAYLAKHATRDDIRENPGISVKLSALHPRYEEAQRDRVLTELVPRVLQLAQAAKAAKMGFNIDAEEADRLDISLDVIEAVLSDPSLSGWDGFGVVVQAYGKRSAPVIDWLYALAEAHDRRIMVRLVKGAYWDTEIKRAQVAGLSGFPVYSAKAATDVSYLSCARQLLERTDRIYPQFATHNAHTVAAVIEMADDPQAFEFQRLHGMGEALHDQVHRGNGSRCRIYAPVGAHRDLLAYLVRRLLENGANSSFVHKIMDEETPPEAVAEDPFITLDRPATPVTLPGSIYAPERANSHGVDLADPATLAKLDADRAPFREATWQAGTGTGEVLDITNPADPSDIVGQVRLTTPEDAAQAIAAAEPWDAANRAAILNKAADLYEAHTAELFSLLAREAGKTLPDCEAELREAVDFLRYYAARIADLKDPALGRMTCISPWNFPLAIFTGQIAAALAAGNAVLAKPAETTPLIAARAVALLHEAGVPKNALQLLPGEGTSVGAALTSNPLIDGVAFTGSTATAQAIHRAMAANLAPSAPLIAETGGLNAMIVDSTALPEQAVKDVVMSAFRSAGQRCSALRCLYVQEDIAPAFLKALYGAMDELSLGNAWPLATDIGPVIDARAQEGIAKHIAAARAEGRVLHEGTAPSKGTFIAPTVIKVSAITDLAEEIFGPVLHVATFKARDLDRVIDEINATGYGLTFGIHSRIDDRIADVTGRIKAGNLYVNRNQIGAIVGSQPFGGQGLSGTGPKAGGPSYVPRFCRAPMGAGRAGVPADVAAAAHDTRVAMAAEQVLATVDLPGPTGEANRLTTHPRGRVLCLGPGEDAARAQAQFATSTGCAPVIAPDLAPGALAELPAFDAVIYWGSVPEAQPYRIALAAMDGPILPLIMEADPKPRLTIERHTCIDTTAAGGNAALLAAVA
- a CDS encoding ABC transporter substrate-binding protein, with the translated sequence MCLADFTSVLKRLVTGLLLATLLAGAAAAQNFEIENRREYPGTGPTVLRVISTADLDVFEPFLARFQAENPQVGIDYVVASSAEVHRAVRGGAAFDLVLSSAMDLQFTLANDGIAQTYSSSVTQALPDWARWNDRLFAFTAEPAVVVINDALFNGLPLPRTRAELVTLLRDNPDRFAGRLGTYDLHVSGLGYLFATQEARSSDAYWRLTEVMGRLDTRLYCCSGRMIDDVASGELALAYNVLGSYAAQRLTRVEGLSVLPLEDFANVMLRTALIPATATEVAAAGAMLDALLREGMGQSAAEPVLPPLQTRGEADSSPFGPIRLGPALMVYLDRLNRESFLAAWGAAMEQ
- a CDS encoding sensor histidine kinase, producing the protein MSGSARARGVRPGWSIARKLTLFLAAIVALLALISWGMVTSFAREAAGRTQDNVLEASATSIAETLRSEGGQIRLELPYAAFSMLGAISEDRVFYRVATGEEVLTGYADLEGPEVAPGDVQFRTLNYRGAQVRAVSVMRVVLSNAEAVPVVVTVAQTRDGVQSIAAGLSRQAAVLSMVVFLLAVGMSAIAVRSSLLPLNTMAQNVATRGPSDLRPLRRRGPPELMPLVQALNRLMERLGGSMRRSEDFIAEAAHRVRTPLAIVRTQAEIALHSVEEDGQKQTLRRVIRAVDDASRSASQLLDHAMVSFRADALARERVDLPSLASGVADTLRPTAEMKDIDIALTLSAGRVEGDAILLQNALRNVLDNAIKYSPAETIVRVDVSQQGDEARIAVSDEGPGFGDGSAAHLTERFRRGDKVEGIVGSGLGLTIAEEALRAHGGRLELGRAEGGGACVWLILPAS
- a CDS encoding response regulator transcription factor is translated as MRFLLVEDNEELADSVVQRLGLDGHAVDHAGTLAEAEDCLAVAEYDLILLDVMLPDGDGRDRLARWRDRLQTPVIVLTARSQISDRVGALDQGADDYITKPFDFSELEARCRAVLRRRGGAAKNEVALGDAIFDPTAGTLRNGDLLLELRNREIRLLEVFARNPGHILSKSQLMDRLFSHDADVTENAIEVYVGRLRRKLDGVGVKIETVRGAGYRMTP
- a CDS encoding tripartite tricarboxylate transporter substrate binding protein, translating into MKFSRRVMMTAAAAMVAMSGAAQADGHQVLDELHFLIPGGAGGGWDGTARGTGEALTGAGLVGSASYENMSGGGGGVAIAHMIENADSMGNTMMVNSTPIVIRSLTGVFPQSFRDLTLVAGTIGDYAALVVPADSELTSMADLVAAYQTDATAFAIGGGSVPGGMDHLVAAMAMEAAGEDPTGFNYIPYDAGGAAMAGLLSGEIQALSTGFSEAVTLAEQGEVRILGVTAPERVDAYADAPTMMEQDIDVEFVNWRGFFAAPGLDDETVANMRAAIAAMYDTPEWETVRAQNGWVNIHNPGDEFETFLENQEQQIGDLMRTLGFL
- a CDS encoding tripartite tricarboxylate transporter TctB family protein; the encoded protein is MALDRWIALIFVGMCCAYGYAAFFTMDHLLPPFMQRNPVWPSTFPKILAIAGILTGLVVVLGLEKQGEAKEPSATDINYRRLQDYNTGQAIGLLVLMVVYALALRPAGFIAATTLFLIAGSFVLGERKFHVMIPVAGLATFIVWYLVQEVLGIFLRPWPFFLA
- a CDS encoding tripartite tricarboxylate transporter permease is translated as MLEGLMIGLQTAINPFNLGMVIFGCIIGTFIGMLPGLGPMSIIAIMIPVAITLGDPTAALILLAGVYYGAIFGGSTSSILLNAPGVAGTVATSFDGYPMARKGQAGKALTIAAISSFMGGTIGAILLMVFAPMLSSVALLFHSAEYFALMVVGLSAIAAFAGTGQVGKAVMMTLLGLMMATVGEGALAAMPRFTAGILDLQSGFSFITLAMAMFALPEALFLVMNPMRSSQGGEADSSGKIDNLRINRAEARAIAPVIGRQSIQGFFIGVLPGAGATIASFLGYAVERNLATKEEQAEFGKGSIKGLAAPETANNAACTGSFVPLLTLGIPGSGTTAILLGALIALNVTPGPRLMVDEPQVFWAVIISMYIGNLVLLVLNLPLIPYIAKILAIPRNYLIPFILFFTLMGAYIGQNNATELLILVGFGVIATILRFADYPLAPLLIGFILGTMLEDNFSRSMQLYQGLGFILERPMTLGLLVLAAFLVMLPTFRAARARNRAKGVADGD
- a CDS encoding CoA transferase, with the translated sequence MATKPLSGIRVLDLTNVLAGPFACHQLAHLGAEVIKVENPDGGDLARNLGASPALSAKGMGISFLAQNAGKKSLTLNLKHDAGKEALKRLVRTADVLVENFRPGVMARLGLGYETLRAENPALIYCAISGYGQDGPWAANPAYDQIIQGASGVMSITGTGEPTRVGYPLSDTVGGLTAAMAITAALNAQPRGSFIDVSMLESTLATMGWVVSNHLIGGAVPQAHGNENPTSAPSGTFQAQDAPLNIAANKDAQWQALAPLLGRADLLEDARFTTREDRKANRHALRAELEVALTRKPAAHWVEELNAHGIPAGPVLSVPDILNHPQVADRGLVTHFDTVPGVDHAIDVVTAGFQLDGTRPSVANPPPQLGQDTAAILATLDYSAEEISLMARDGTT
- a CDS encoding NAD(P)-dependent oxidoreductase, which codes for MAKLAFLGLGVMGYPMAAHLLNAGHSVTVYNRTTAKAENWASDIGGDFAATPREAAEGADFVMACVGNDDDLRSVVLGEDGALAGMKDGAIFVDHTTVSALVTRELAEVAAKQNVGWVDAPVSGGQAGAENGQLAIMCGGAEDHFSAAKPVIAAYSKGTVHFGDVGAGQLTKMVNQVCIAGAIQAVSEGLYMAMEAGLDAKKVADLVSQGAGGSWQLANRAGTMVDNEFDHGFAVDWMRKDLGIALAQGKDMGLSMPVTALVDQFYAEVQQMGGGRWDTSSLIQRFRKMNSEI